The Dehalobacter sp. DNA segment GCCGTGGTGGTCCCGTTCCGGGGGCACCGGCTCGCAGCCGAAGACATCAATATAAAATTGGGCGAGTTTCTTCCAATCCCTGGCGATGATGTTGGTGTGAACAAACTTTACTTTCATTATCAGGCCTCCAATTATGAGGTATCTCCTATTAAAATATACCATAAAATAATTTAAGGTATTAAGAGGGAGGAATTTACTATAAGTATTGATTCTACAGACGAGGAAATTGGCAGATGTATCGTGAAGGCTTCCGAGTACTTCTTTACATAGTATTAAATAAAGGGTTTCTCCTTTGAAAGCTGACAGGAGAAACCCTTCTATAATTATTAAGCGTTATTTAATTTCTGTTAACACCCCTGTTTACCCGTACAGCTTTTCGTATTGAATTTTAGCGGCCTGCAGCTGCGACTGTCCTGTTTTACACTGCGGGTTTAAAAGGGGGCAGTGTTTGTCGCAGCCTGTACAAAACATACTGCTCAGATAATCCGACAGGCTGGGAATTTCATCCGCATCGCTTTGAATGTCGCCGGCAATCGTGTAATCTTGATCATCTGCTGTTGTGTATTCATTGTTTTTTATAGCGGCAGTCTCGCGTGGTAAGCCTTTAATCGAAACGGCCTGTAGGGCCGCCTTGTCAGAACCGGGCATGCCGGCGGAATACACCACCAGCATAACCAGTGCCGCCGCCCCCAGGGTCTGCAGGGATTTCCCCACCCTGCTGCCTTTATAGTTATTGACCATCTTGCGCAAAGTTCCCGTGACAAACCGCCAGTTCAGCGCGATATGAGCGCCAAACAAACCAAGGCAGGCATATGCTGTCCATTTATGCACGGCTGCCAGCGTATGCTTGTTTTCCTGCAACCCAAAGTCAAAAACGACTCTTGAAATCAGAATCCCGGTAATGATTATAGTGCAGACACTGATTAACAGTGCCACGTTTAAAACATACATAAGCTTGGGCTTAGTCTTAATTTTTGATGTAAACAGGTTTTTAGTGACGTTTTTTACCCATCCCCAGTTTAAAATAATATGGGATGCGAATAAGGCAAAAATCGCCAACCCCGCTATCTCATGGAAGGCAAGACCTGTGTCATAAGCAAAAATCAGGATTATAAACAAAACAGTCATGACGATATCGAGCGTTATCTTTGATAAGGTTTTGGTGTTCATGCAGTAAAGTCCTTTCAAGTGAAATTATCATGCAGGATCATGGTTTCTCATAGTGTAAATTATAGACAGCAAACC contains these protein-coding regions:
- a CDS encoding cytochrome b/b6 domain-containing protein, giving the protein MNTKTLSKITLDIVMTVLFIILIFAYDTGLAFHEIAGLAIFALFASHIILNWGWVKNVTKNLFTSKIKTKPKLMYVLNVALLISVCTIIITGILISRVVFDFGLQENKHTLAAVHKWTAYACLGLFGAHIALNWRFVTGTLRKMVNNYKGSRVGKSLQTLGAAALVMLVVYSAGMPGSDKAALQAVSIKGLPRETAAIKNNEYTTADDQDYTIAGDIQSDADEIPSLSDYLSSMFCTGCDKHCPLLNPQCKTGQSQLQAAKIQYEKLYG